Proteins co-encoded in one Candidatus Thiodictyon syntrophicum genomic window:
- a CDS encoding S8 family serine peptidase, with protein MNARTAKNLWTTAIVSLAVAGVLVAPAGRANEGGFEQGRLLVKLNPGVSSGEFAALLKRNMAQSVGRVAGIDLQVVAVPQAFEAPLAAALSADPRVRFAEVNHYLEPRELTANDPYTNYAWHLPKIGAPVAWDFSLGDGVTVAMIDSGIEATHPELAGQLVAGWNVVSQNTDTADVSGHGTKTAGVVGATSDNNLGVTSVAWNVSLMPVRVTNRTDGVASSLDIAAGLVWAADHGARVANVAYALPSDGSISAAAAYMRGLGGVVVMPSGNDGAYSAASANPNVLVVGGTDSADLVPTWSNYGTNVDLTAPASAIVTTAIGGGYTSGGGTSFASPIVAGVAALMIAANPNLTADAIEQILEDSAVDLGAPGWDQYYGHGRIDAAAAVQMALAWQRVAADTQAPSVAIGSPAASAQVSGTLSVQITASDNVGVTSVKLYAGATLIGTATTAPYAISLNTTAYGNGALQLTARAYDAAGNEALSSAVAVTVYNAPTDTIAPTAAITAPTANKTVSGTVTVKSIAADNVAVATMTLYIDNVKLCTGTSTALNCAWNAAAATRGTHVIKLTATDTSGNAKTIQVSVKR; from the coding sequence ATGAACGCACGCACCGCAAAGAACCTGTGGACCACCGCCATTGTGTCGCTCGCCGTCGCCGGCGTTTTGGTCGCGCCCGCCGGCCGGGCCAACGAGGGTGGCTTCGAGCAGGGGCGGCTGCTGGTCAAGTTGAACCCCGGGGTGTCGAGCGGCGAGTTTGCCGCGCTGCTCAAGCGCAACATGGCCCAGTCCGTCGGCCGTGTCGCTGGGATCGACCTGCAGGTCGTCGCGGTTCCCCAAGCCTTTGAAGCGCCTCTGGCCGCCGCCCTCTCCGCCGACCCGCGCGTGCGCTTCGCCGAGGTCAACCACTACCTGGAACCCCGCGAGCTGACCGCCAATGACCCCTACACCAACTATGCCTGGCACCTCCCCAAGATCGGCGCCCCGGTCGCCTGGGACTTCAGCCTGGGTGACGGCGTGACGGTCGCTATGATCGACAGCGGCATTGAGGCGACCCATCCGGAACTGGCGGGCCAACTGGTCGCCGGCTGGAACGTCGTCTCGCAGAATACGGATACCGCCGACGTCTCCGGTCATGGCACCAAGACGGCCGGTGTGGTGGGTGCGACCAGCGACAACAATCTGGGCGTGACCTCGGTCGCCTGGAACGTCTCACTGATGCCAGTACGGGTGACGAATCGGACGGACGGTGTCGCCAGTTCCCTGGACATCGCCGCCGGTCTGGTCTGGGCCGCCGACCACGGCGCCCGCGTCGCCAATGTGGCCTATGCCCTGCCGTCGGACGGGTCCATCTCCGCGGCTGCCGCCTATATGCGGGGTCTGGGCGGCGTGGTGGTCATGCCCTCCGGCAACGACGGGGCCTATTCAGCCGCCAGCGCCAACCCGAACGTTCTGGTGGTTGGTGGGACCGACTCCGCCGACCTGGTCCCGACCTGGTCCAACTACGGCACCAACGTCGACTTGACCGCCCCCGCCAGCGCGATCGTGACCACCGCCATCGGCGGCGGCTACACCTCCGGCGGCGGCACCTCTTTCGCCAGTCCGATCGTGGCCGGCGTGGCCGCCCTGATGATTGCCGCCAATCCCAACCTGACGGCGGATGCGATCGAGCAGATCCTGGAAGACTCCGCGGTCGATCTCGGTGCCCCCGGTTGGGACCAGTATTACGGCCATGGCCGCATCGACGCCGCCGCCGCCGTGCAGATGGCCCTGGCCTGGCAGCGGGTCGCGGCCGACACCCAGGCCCCGAGCGTGGCGATCGGCTCGCCGGCCGCCAGTGCCCAGGTCTCCGGGACGCTCAGCGTGCAGATCACCGCCAGTGACAACGTGGGCGTGACCTCGGTCAAGCTCTACGCCGGTGCCACCCTGATCGGCACCGCGACCACCGCCCCCTATGCCATCAGCCTGAACACGACGGCCTATGGCAACGGCGCCCTGCAACTGACTGCCCGCGCCTATGACGCGGCCGGCAACGAGGCCCTGTCCAGTGCGGTCGCGGTGACGGTGTACAATGCCCCGACTGACACCATCGCGCCTACCGCCGCCATTACCGCCCCGACCGCGAATAAGACCGTCAGCGGGACCGTGACCGTGAAGTCGATCGCCGCCGACAACGTCGCCGTCGCCACCATGACGCTCTATATCGATAACGTAAAGCTCTGCACCGGCACCAGCACCGCGCTCAATTGCGCCTGGAACGCCGCCGCCGCGACCCGCGGTACCCATGTCATCAAGCTGACCGCGACCGATACGTCCGGCAATGCCAAGACCATTCAAGTGTCTGTGAAGCGCTAG
- the prsT gene encoding XrtA/PEP-CTERM system TPR-repeat protein PrsT, whose translation MNPRTRLASILLCLALFGGACVAVAQSAGESKGRASALYEKALVEFNLGQTRAAYIHLKNALLQDPFLLSAHLLLGKIYIQLGQGDKAEKELLIADGLGAHQSLTLIPLARAYLLQGKAEQLLAELFPLGTLVEEDAELLALRGQASLQLEQFYDAQRSFTQAWEKNPNNVSAVLGRIHVLLLKGDLNEADFYARRAVELAPENPHAWFLKGSLTRGLGDTASALRDFERAVQALPAYLPAQIARVSALLELGRLEAAQAAAEETIKLYPRDPRTLYLKAAVQARRQAMDEARETLKQTEALIFQLPRELIEGHPPTLLLAGMVTYSLKHWAQATAYLRLFLEKFPDTVGPRTLLAHIYLQRDQSEEAVKLLEPALGLAPGDQQVLSLLAEANMRERQYVKASNYLQQAAAAGDDNLVLRTQRAVNQFGLGRKAQSIEELGAVFGSNPEYENAGATLVVVDLKERRYDEAVAAARTLLQGSPDNLSYLNLYGVAQLAAGQPEAARWAFNLALALDWRFVPAQLNLAELELREKRPEAARERLRLVLARNPDQVSAMLMLARAFDQQGDHEQARDWAQRAVGADPGAVPVAVYLTDLLLKMKRSEDALQAAQSIELRAADPDDLALLAALSRAYIANGRRATAQVVLTRGSSLAGYNAASLLEIATLQRQAGDLNGAIWSLEKAVSGQPRFLPTRLKLGEIYTEVGKFPQAEELAQALLKDFPKEPYGEHLLGTIARAQGKDAQALEHFTQALKMRESPVLAVRTYETLRAVQGTGAAVDFLKRWVDKHPDDEIARQALAEGLVRGGRTNEAKEIYQRVLARAPDNATALNNLALVYAREGGPKAIEFARKAYALVPAPEITDTLGWVLVQGGQVEEGLKYLREAQSRAAAAPGVGYHIAYALERLGRKDEALRELKILFQKESDFPERDAAVALRRQLEPRNAVPDGRREPGLDPVAE comes from the coding sequence ATGAATCCACGCACCCGTTTGGCGTCTATCCTGTTGTGTTTGGCCCTGTTCGGTGGGGCCTGTGTTGCGGTCGCTCAGTCGGCGGGCGAGTCCAAGGGGCGTGCCTCCGCGCTGTACGAGAAGGCGCTGGTCGAATTCAACCTGGGCCAGACGCGCGCGGCCTATATCCACCTCAAGAACGCCCTGTTGCAGGACCCCTTTCTGCTGTCCGCCCACCTGCTGCTCGGCAAGATCTACATCCAGCTCGGTCAGGGGGACAAGGCCGAGAAGGAACTCCTGATCGCCGACGGGCTCGGGGCGCACCAGTCCTTGACCCTGATCCCGTTGGCCCGTGCCTACCTGTTGCAGGGCAAGGCCGAACAACTGCTGGCCGAGTTGTTCCCGCTTGGTACCCTGGTCGAAGAGGACGCCGAGTTGCTGGCCCTGCGCGGCCAGGCCTCCCTGCAACTGGAGCAGTTCTACGATGCGCAACGCTCCTTCACCCAGGCCTGGGAGAAAAACCCAAACAACGTCAGTGCTGTGCTGGGGCGCATCCATGTCCTGCTCCTCAAGGGCGACCTGAACGAGGCGGACTTCTATGCCCGTCGCGCCGTGGAGTTGGCCCCGGAGAACCCGCACGCCTGGTTTCTCAAGGGCAGCCTGACCCGCGGCCTCGGCGATACCGCCTCGGCCCTGCGTGACTTCGAGCGTGCCGTGCAGGCCCTGCCGGCCTATCTGCCCGCCCAGATCGCACGGGTCAGTGCCCTGCTCGAGCTGGGGCGGCTCGAGGCCGCGCAGGCGGCGGCCGAGGAGACCATCAAGCTCTATCCCCGCGATCCGCGCACCCTGTACCTGAAGGCGGCGGTACAGGCGCGGCGCCAAGCCATGGACGAGGCCAGGGAGACGCTGAAACAGACCGAAGCCCTGATCTTCCAGTTGCCGCGCGAGCTGATCGAAGGCCATCCCCCCACCCTGTTACTGGCGGGCATGGTGACTTACAGCCTGAAGCACTGGGCCCAGGCGACGGCCTATCTGCGTCTGTTCCTTGAGAAATTCCCCGATACGGTGGGTCCGCGCACCCTGTTGGCACACATCTACCTCCAGCGGGATCAGTCAGAGGAGGCGGTGAAATTGCTCGAACCGGCCTTGGGCTTGGCCCCCGGGGATCAGCAGGTCCTGTCGCTGCTGGCGGAAGCCAACATGCGCGAACGCCAGTATGTGAAGGCATCCAATTATCTGCAACAGGCCGCCGCGGCCGGTGACGACAACCTGGTGTTGCGTACGCAGCGCGCCGTCAATCAGTTCGGGCTTGGCCGCAAGGCGCAGTCGATCGAGGAGCTCGGGGCCGTTTTTGGCTCCAATCCCGAGTACGAGAACGCCGGTGCGACCCTGGTGGTCGTCGACCTCAAGGAGCGCCGTTACGACGAGGCCGTCGCCGCCGCACGCACCCTGCTGCAGGGCAGTCCAGACAATCTGAGCTACCTGAATCTCTACGGTGTTGCCCAGTTGGCGGCAGGCCAGCCGGAGGCCGCCCGCTGGGCCTTCAATCTCGCCCTGGCCCTGGACTGGCGCTTTGTCCCGGCGCAACTCAACCTGGCGGAGTTGGAGTTGCGCGAGAAGCGGCCGGAGGCCGCGCGTGAACGCCTGCGCCTGGTGCTGGCCCGCAACCCCGATCAGGTCTCCGCCATGCTGATGCTGGCCCGCGCCTTCGATCAGCAGGGCGACCATGAGCAGGCCAGGGACTGGGCGCAACGGGCCGTCGGTGCGGACCCCGGCGCGGTCCCGGTGGCCGTCTACCTGACCGACCTGCTGCTGAAAATGAAGCGTTCCGAGGACGCCCTCCAGGCGGCGCAATCCATTGAGTTGCGCGCGGCAGACCCTGATGATCTCGCCCTGTTGGCCGCGCTGAGCCGCGCCTACATCGCCAATGGCCGTCGCGCCACGGCGCAGGTGGTATTGACGCGGGGTTCCAGTCTCGCCGGCTACAACGCCGCGAGTCTGCTGGAGATCGCGACCCTGCAACGGCAGGCCGGAGACCTGAACGGTGCCATCTGGTCCTTGGAAAAGGCGGTTTCTGGTCAGCCGCGGTTTCTGCCGACGCGCCTCAAACTGGGCGAGATCTACACCGAGGTCGGCAAGTTCCCCCAGGCTGAGGAGTTGGCGCAGGCGCTGCTCAAGGACTTCCCCAAGGAGCCCTACGGCGAGCACCTGTTGGGGACCATCGCCCGCGCCCAAGGCAAGGATGCGCAGGCCCTGGAGCACTTCACGCAGGCGCTCAAGATGCGTGAGTCCCCCGTGCTCGCGGTCCGCACTTACGAGACCTTGCGCGCGGTTCAGGGCACCGGTGCGGCGGTCGATTTCCTCAAGCGCTGGGTTGACAAACACCCCGACGATGAGATCGCGCGCCAGGCCCTGGCCGAGGGACTGGTACGCGGCGGCCGCACCAACGAGGCCAAAGAGATCTACCAGCGCGTCCTGGCTCGCGCCCCGGACAATGCCACCGCCTTGAACAATCTGGCCCTGGTCTACGCCCGGGAGGGCGGTCCCAAGGCCATCGAGTTTGCCCGCAAGGCCTATGCACTGGTGCCGGCCCCGGAGATCACGGACACCCTGGGTTGGGTGTTGGTGCAGGGCGGTCAGGTCGAGGAGGGTCTGAAGTACCTGCGTGAGGCCCAGAGTCGCGCCGCCGCGGCGCCGGGCGTCGGCTACCACATCGCCTACGCGCTGGAGCGCCTGGGCCGCAAGGACGAGGCACTGCGCGAACTCAAGATCCTGTTCCAGAAGGAGAGTGATTTTCCGGAGCGCGATGCGGCGGTCGCCCTGCGCCGCCAGTTGGAGCCGCGCAACGCGGTTCCCGATGGGCGTCGTGAGCCGGGCCTGGACCCGGTGGCCGAGTAG
- a CDS encoding SdrD B-like domain-containing protein, with protein sequence MVAQPVFACATVGVCGTRTVDGNTADWNLTKDLYTSMREAGRTDKSQLGNFYFTYDSSTQTGYVLVLATGTNTVVQNTSDAWVKNYAAGNSPIPFTAFKWVVSNGKTVGYEASFTLAPGSYSQVEVHVQIASGRTCSTGKRSTPYSALITLKTPSCPTPPSSGGTAKCGTAVVDGSTAEWNTTATSPDLFSKLYQESTSLQTGNLFVRYDQATQTAYVLALTTTGYVAINYLPWNWVTLDGQTVVSATASNSASFAWVKNGTTLVGYEASFKLAPGTWQRLHAQLKTAPSNKTSNHFKATNGDQTLVANCGGGTGGTCTTGKSATVDGKITEWDLSADLLKPMVKEGTTTQTADLYVRYDTANNRAYVLTLARTGYVAINYLPWNFVKLNSVQVVTATDSTSSTTFRWVYNSAGKRIGYEASFALTAGSTANIFAQLKTAPASNTRSHFKSQASAAIDTVCAPLTYALGNQVYQENNGTAGYQATGTKADQPKAGVTVQLFQGTQLVATKTTGTDGCYLFDGLAAGSYSVVLPASQFATGAPLNALRASAIGFGGDTSTDDGSDHNGSQQVVDGDVRTNDYALGAGLQPLNERVSACTTTTPDANTNLTADLALEAKPPVVYGIGNRVWFENNGTPGYQPTGTDADTPAIGVPVELTGLFGGPAITTVTTGADGCYLFDNLAAGDYALRLSANGIAGSVLNGFVPVTPAGSGNIDDNADQNGTAQAGGDVTTAGYTLGLGKQPTSVTGAACTSYSTSTPTANLNLTADFAFQPAPVVKVALGNQVYKEVNGTAGYQATGANPDLPLKGVVVDLYDADGPTGKTATTGDDGCYLFDDLASGSYSAVLPANQFGATGALKGLRASAVGFGTSTTTDDSADHNGSQAAVDGSVASNTIALTPGNQPENERATACTTSLPDKNTNLTVDFALEDKPITEVAIGNRVWKDMDSDGKYTQGTDQPLSGVTVTVVDNEDATKVYTATTDGNGCYLVRGLSAGPYVAKILAGQSALNGLQGVSIDPDYALAGNDEVTDDSGDQNGVQYPDLGGDTQTAVYNLAPGTMPTNDASSAACGLASLPDANGVVLPNANVNETADFAFKEIPPPPVTVGIGDRVYFELNGTAGYQVGEDLPVKGVTVDVLPQGSSVPAKTVTTDDNGCYLAEGMDAGLYVVSLRKSLFEAGGSLFGYSPSPLGMTDIADQDEQADHNARWELNGQGATGAVVTQAYDLQPLTMPTSTGSNATEVPPTAVGACAGEQTLPDVNVNRTADLALSELVAVGNLLWEDKDSQDGFSSAGGDLGLDGVEVQLHRTDAGGNPLSDANGNPVVEVRSMTTQGGGFYLFDNLAPGYFVLKVPAKEFQDGGHLFGYTSLSGNGDGTADTDDDSGETTADENGKDPIDPTTDGIVSPVFELTAGYLRTGETGQRPSPAQAATNPGLFTNLQDYNTDLTRDLAVVKNETTGSELLGSIASTVFIDLNGNGRQDAFETGIVAATATKPGMDMGGIEVQLYRLVPNQDRVWVGTTFTNSRGEYLFSGLEEDTYQVVLPASQMTGGAGTLADKVRIYYGRVGGISNINEVQVLSTKDSAYLDNDVIRQDGDDNGLQTDGYGGEIASDPVVLSFHGEPVNAVDSNSPQVGEEFAQVTDPTSVGHTQDDAEDDSGDMTVDFGVVHQCYDVCDINRDGKVTQADDVDWIYAHQNQAPNPGQWAPGSGSCGGGATLSANNYTWCQSVANDQLKTK encoded by the coding sequence TTGGTCGCGCAGCCGGTCTTTGCCTGCGCCACTGTCGGTGTCTGCGGGACCCGCACGGTCGACGGCAACACGGCGGACTGGAATCTGACCAAGGACCTCTACACCTCCATGCGTGAGGCGGGTCGGACCGATAAGTCCCAACTCGGTAATTTCTATTTCACCTACGACAGCAGCACCCAGACCGGCTATGTCCTGGTCCTGGCGACCGGCACCAACACGGTCGTGCAGAACACCTCCGACGCCTGGGTCAAGAATTATGCCGCCGGCAACAGCCCGATTCCGTTCACCGCCTTCAAGTGGGTCGTGAGCAACGGCAAGACCGTCGGCTACGAGGCGTCGTTTACGCTCGCCCCCGGCAGTTACTCCCAGGTCGAAGTACATGTCCAGATCGCGTCCGGACGCACCTGCTCCACCGGCAAGCGCAGCACGCCCTACTCGGCCCTGATCACGCTGAAGACCCCCAGTTGCCCGACGCCCCCCTCCAGCGGCGGCACCGCCAAGTGCGGCACGGCCGTGGTGGACGGCAGCACCGCGGAGTGGAACACCACCGCGACGAGCCCCGACCTGTTCTCCAAGCTCTATCAGGAGAGCACCAGCCTCCAGACCGGCAATCTCTTCGTCCGCTATGACCAGGCAACCCAGACCGCCTATGTCCTGGCCCTGACCACGACCGGTTACGTCGCCATCAACTATCTGCCCTGGAACTGGGTGACCCTGGACGGCCAGACCGTCGTCTCCGCCACCGCGAGCAACTCGGCCTCCTTCGCGTGGGTCAAGAACGGCACCACCCTGGTCGGCTACGAGGCCTCCTTCAAGCTGGCCCCCGGGACCTGGCAGCGCCTGCACGCCCAGCTCAAGACCGCCCCGAGCAACAAGACCAGCAACCACTTCAAGGCCACCAATGGCGACCAGACCCTGGTTGCCAATTGCGGCGGCGGCACGGGCGGCACCTGCACCACCGGCAAGAGCGCCACGGTGGACGGCAAGATCACGGAGTGGGACCTGAGCGCCGACCTGCTCAAGCCCATGGTCAAGGAAGGCACCACCACCCAGACCGCCGACCTCTATGTGCGCTACGACACGGCGAACAACCGCGCCTATGTGCTGACGCTCGCCCGCACCGGCTATGTGGCGATCAATTATCTGCCGTGGAATTTCGTCAAGCTCAACAGCGTCCAGGTCGTCACCGCGACCGACAGCACCAGCTCTACGACCTTCCGTTGGGTCTACAACAGCGCCGGCAAGCGTATCGGCTATGAGGCCTCCTTCGCCCTCACCGCCGGCAGCACCGCCAACATCTTCGCGCAGTTGAAGACGGCCCCGGCGTCCAATACCCGGTCGCACTTCAAGTCCCAGGCCAGCGCCGCCATCGACACCGTGTGCGCCCCGCTGACCTATGCCTTGGGCAATCAGGTCTATCAGGAGAATAACGGCACGGCCGGCTACCAGGCCACCGGCACCAAGGCCGACCAGCCGAAGGCGGGCGTGACGGTGCAACTCTTCCAGGGCACCCAGTTGGTCGCCACCAAGACCACCGGCACCGATGGCTGCTACCTGTTCGACGGTCTTGCCGCCGGCAGCTATAGCGTCGTGCTCCCGGCCAGCCAGTTCGCCACCGGTGCGCCCTTGAATGCGCTCCGCGCCTCGGCGATCGGGTTCGGCGGCGACACCAGCACCGATGACGGCAGCGACCACAACGGCTCCCAGCAGGTCGTGGACGGCGATGTCCGCACCAACGACTACGCGCTCGGTGCCGGCCTGCAACCCTTGAACGAGCGCGTCAGTGCCTGCACGACGACCACGCCCGACGCCAATACCAACCTGACCGCCGACCTCGCACTCGAGGCCAAGCCGCCTGTCGTGTACGGGATCGGCAACCGCGTCTGGTTCGAGAACAACGGCACGCCCGGCTACCAGCCCACCGGCACCGATGCGGACACCCCGGCCATCGGCGTCCCGGTCGAACTGACCGGCCTCTTCGGCGGTCCCGCGATCACCACGGTCACGACCGGTGCGGACGGCTGCTACCTGTTCGACAACCTGGCGGCCGGCGACTATGCCCTGCGCCTTTCCGCCAACGGCATTGCGGGTAGCGTGCTCAATGGCTTTGTGCCGGTAACCCCGGCCGGCTCCGGCAACATCGATGACAACGCCGATCAGAACGGCACGGCGCAGGCCGGCGGCGATGTCACCACCGCGGGCTACACCCTGGGCCTCGGCAAGCAGCCGACCAGCGTGACCGGTGCCGCCTGCACGTCCTACAGCACCAGCACGCCGACCGCGAACCTGAACCTGACCGCGGACTTCGCCTTCCAGCCCGCCCCGGTCGTCAAGGTCGCACTGGGCAACCAGGTCTACAAGGAGGTCAACGGCACCGCCGGGTATCAGGCCACGGGCGCCAACCCCGATCTGCCGCTGAAGGGCGTCGTGGTCGATCTTTACGATGCCGATGGCCCCACCGGCAAGACCGCCACCACCGGTGACGACGGCTGCTATCTGTTCGACGACCTCGCCAGCGGCAGCTACTCCGCGGTGCTCCCGGCCAACCAGTTCGGCGCCACCGGGGCGCTGAAGGGACTGCGTGCCTCCGCCGTCGGCTTCGGCACCAGCACCACCACGGACGACAGCGCCGACCATAACGGCAGCCAGGCGGCCGTCGATGGCAGCGTCGCGTCCAATACCATCGCCCTGACCCCCGGCAACCAGCCGGAGAACGAGCGCGCCACCGCCTGCACGACCAGCCTCCCGGACAAGAACACCAACCTGACGGTGGACTTCGCCCTGGAAGACAAACCGATCACCGAGGTGGCCATCGGCAACCGCGTCTGGAAGGACATGGACAGCGACGGCAAGTACACGCAAGGCACCGACCAGCCGCTGTCCGGTGTGACCGTGACCGTCGTCGACAACGAGGACGCGACCAAGGTCTACACCGCGACCACCGACGGGAACGGCTGCTATCTGGTGCGCGGTCTGTCGGCCGGCCCCTATGTCGCCAAGATCCTCGCGGGCCAGTCGGCACTGAACGGCCTGCAAGGTGTGTCGATCGACCCCGACTACGCCCTGGCTGGCAACGACGAAGTCACCGACGACAGCGGCGACCAGAACGGCGTGCAGTATCCCGACCTCGGCGGCGACACCCAAACCGCCGTGTACAACCTCGCACCGGGAACCATGCCGACCAATGACGCCTCCAGCGCCGCGTGCGGCCTGGCCTCCCTGCCCGATGCCAACGGTGTCGTGCTGCCGAACGCCAACGTCAACGAGACCGCCGACTTCGCCTTCAAGGAGATCCCGCCCCCGCCCGTGACGGTCGGCATCGGTGATCGCGTGTACTTTGAACTCAACGGCACGGCTGGCTATCAGGTCGGTGAAGACCTGCCGGTGAAGGGTGTGACCGTCGATGTGCTGCCCCAGGGGTCCAGCGTCCCGGCCAAGACCGTCACGACCGACGACAACGGCTGCTACCTGGCCGAGGGCATGGATGCCGGTCTCTATGTGGTGAGTCTGCGCAAGTCCCTGTTCGAGGCCGGCGGCTCGCTGTTCGGCTACAGCCCCTCGCCCTTGGGTATGACGGACATTGCCGATCAGGACGAGCAGGCCGACCACAACGCCCGCTGGGAGTTGAATGGTCAAGGCGCTACTGGTGCCGTGGTTACCCAAGCCTACGACCTGCAGCCGCTTACCATGCCGACAAGCACCGGGAGCAATGCCACCGAGGTGCCGCCGACGGCCGTCGGTGCCTGTGCGGGCGAACAGACCTTGCCGGATGTCAACGTCAACCGCACCGCCGACCTGGCGCTCTCCGAGTTGGTTGCCGTCGGTAACTTACTGTGGGAAGACAAGGATAGCCAGGACGGCTTCAGCAGCGCGGGCGGCGATCTCGGGCTCGACGGGGTGGAGGTCCAGTTGCACCGCACCGACGCCGGCGGCAACCCGCTGTCGGACGCCAACGGTAACCCGGTGGTCGAGGTCCGGTCCATGACCACCCAGGGCGGCGGTTTCTACCTCTTCGACAACCTGGCGCCCGGCTACTTCGTGCTGAAGGTTCCGGCCAAGGAGTTCCAGGACGGCGGCCACCTGTTCGGTTACACCAGCCTCTCCGGCAACGGTGACGGCACCGCGGACACGGACGATGACTCGGGGGAGACCACGGCAGACGAGAATGGTAAGGACCCGATCGACCCGACCACCGACGGCATCGTGTCGCCGGTGTTCGAACTGACGGCCGGTTACCTGCGCACGGGTGAGACCGGTCAGCGCCCGAGCCCGGCCCAGGCTGCGACCAACCCGGGTCTGTTCACCAACCTGCAGGACTACAACACCGACCTGACCCGCGACCTCGCGGTCGTCAAGAACGAGACCACCGGGTCCGAACTCTTGGGCAGTATTGCCTCGACCGTGTTCATCGACCTCAACGGCAACGGCAGGCAGGACGCCTTCGAGACCGGGATTGTCGCCGCCACCGCGACCAAGCCAGGGATGGATATGGGCGGGATCGAGGTGCAACTCTACCGGCTGGTCCCCAATCAGGATCGGGTGTGGGTCGGTACGACCTTCACCAACTCCCGGGGCGAGTATCTCTTCTCCGGCCTGGAGGAGGACACCTACCAGGTGGTGTTGCCGGCGAGTCAGATGACCGGCGGTGCCGGTACCCTTGCGGACAAGGTGAGGATCTACTACGGTCGCGTGGGCGGCATCTCGAACATCAACGAGGTTCAGGTACTATCGACCAAGGACTCGGCCTACCTCGACAATGATGTCATCCGTCAGGACGGCGACGACAACGGCCTGCAGACCGACGGTTACGGCGGCGAGATTGCCTCCGACCCCGTGGTCCTGAGCTTCCACGGCGAGCCGGTGAACGCCGTGGACAGCAACAGCCCGCAAGTCGGGGAGGAGTTCGCCCAGGTCACGGATCCGACCAGTGTCGGTCACACCCAGGACGATGCCGAGGACGACAGCGGCGACATGACGGTGGACTTTGGGGTCGTGCATCAGTGCTACGACGTCTGCGACATCAATCGCGATGGTAAGGTCACGCAGGCCGACGATGTTGACTGGATCTATGCCCACCAGAACCAGGCCCCCAACCCGGGTCAGTGGGCGCCAGGTAGCGGGAGCTGCGGCGGGGGAGCCACACTCTCCGCGAACAACTACACCTGGTGTCAGAGCGTGGCGAACGACCAGTTGAAGACGAAATAG
- a CDS encoding low molecular weight protein-tyrosine-phosphatase yields the protein MLFQHLLVLCAGNLCRSPLAEALMRTRLARAGKGIEVASAGLIAAVGEPADEMTCLVAAGHGLDLSGHASRPVDPGLVRRADLVLVMEEAHRRHLLELAPAAAGKVCLLGRWSGGEIPDPYGRGRAAGEAAYDQIAAAVEAWLVRL from the coding sequence ATGCTGTTTCAACACCTGCTGGTCCTGTGCGCCGGCAACCTCTGCCGCAGTCCGCTGGCGGAGGCGCTGATGCGCACCCGCCTGGCGCGGGCGGGGAAGGGGATCGAGGTCGCCTCCGCCGGGCTGATCGCCGCGGTCGGCGAGCCGGCCGATGAGATGACCTGCCTGGTGGCAGCGGGGCATGGGCTTGACCTTTCGGGCCATGCGTCCAGACCGGTCGATCCCGGGTTGGTGCGCCGGGCGGACCTGGTGCTGGTGATGGAAGAGGCCCATCGCCGCCACCTGCTCGAGTTGGCCCCGGCCGCGGCGGGCAAGGTCTGTCTGCTGGGCCGGTGGAGTGGGGGCGAGATCCCGGACCCCTACGGCCGAGGCCGCGCCGCGGGCGAGGCCGCCTACGACCAGATCGCGGCCGCCGTCGAGGCCTGGCTGGTTCGACTGTGA